A window of Thermococcus aggregans contains these coding sequences:
- a CDS encoding IS982 family transposase (programmed frameshift), with product MVVMNFQEEILLIKSEIYPIIRKHYPKNTHREVISLYDLITFAILAHLHFNGVYKHAYRVLIEEMKLFPKIRYNKLTERLNRHEKLLLLAQEELFRKHAREYVRIIDSKPVPTKELARKNRKEKRCSSEIITEKPAVGFIPSKKKFYYGYKLTCYSDGNLLALLSVDPASKHDVTVVWENFGWIVEKFTGCFLFLDKGYVSGELHEEFRRFGVVYTPVKRENQISNLEEKKFYKYLSDFRRRVETLFSKLDAFLLRPSWTVSLRGLIVRILGAILAVNLDRLYNFTGGGN from the exons GTGGTTGTTATGAACTTTCAGGAAGAAATCCTGCTCATAAAATCTGAAATTTACCCAATAATCAGAAAACACTATCCAAAAAACACTCACAGAGAAGTGATCAGCCTCTACGACCTGATAACATTCGCAATACTGGCACACTTACACTTTAACGGAGTTTACAAGCACGCTTACAGAGTTCTAATTGAAGAAATGAAACTGTTCCCAAAAATCAGGTACAACAAACTGACAGAACGCTTAAACAGGCACGAGAAACTCCTGCTCCTAGCTCAGGAAGAATTGTTCAGAAAACACGCTAGAGAATACGTCAGGATAATCGACTCAAAACCCGTCCCAACAAAAGAGCTGGCGAGAAAAAACAGAAAGGAGAAGAGATGCTCTTCAGAAATCATAACTGAAAAACCTGCTGTTGGTTTTATCCCTTCTA AAAAAAAGTTCTATTACGGGTACAAACTGACGTGTTATTCTGATGGGAATTTGCTGGCTTTATTGTCCGTTGATCCGGCGAGTAAGCATGATGTCACGGTGGTTTGGGAGAATTTCGGGTGGATTGTTGAAAAGTTCACCGGTTGTTTCCTGTTTTTGGATAAGGGTTACGTGAGTGGGGAACTTCATGAGGAGTTCCGGCGGTTTGGGGTTGTTTACACGCCAGTGAAGCGGGAGAATCAGATTAGTAATCTGGAGGAGAAGAAGTTTTACAAGTACTTGTCTGATTTCAGGAGGAGGGTTGAGACTCTGTTTTCTAAGCTGGATGCTTTCCTGTTAAGACCTAGTTGGACTGTTAG